From the genome of Halomonas sp. I5-271120, one region includes:
- a CDS encoding DUF1365 domain-containing protein, producing the protein MIAAPRSRIYHGHLRHRRYWPRTHAFRYGLWMAWLDLDELPALFRGVPGFGEGRLALARFRRADYLAPHERPLKQVVREELERQLGEAPDGRVCMLTQLRTLGVAFNPITLYYAYNADDRLVALLAEVTNTPWGERVRYACRVDPARHSHQASFDKAMHVSPFNPMDMIYRWRFSTPGEHLMMHMETWKDEALHFDATLTLKARAATRGALVATLVRQPFISLKTLAGIHLEALRLWAKRVPIHDHPHREETPS; encoded by the coding sequence ATGATCGCCGCCCCCCGCTCCCGGATCTATCACGGCCACCTGCGCCATCGACGCTACTGGCCCAGGACTCATGCCTTTCGCTATGGACTGTGGATGGCCTGGCTGGATCTCGACGAGCTGCCGGCGCTATTTCGCGGCGTGCCGGGCTTCGGCGAAGGGCGGCTGGCACTGGCCCGTTTTCGCCGCGCCGACTATCTCGCGCCCCATGAGCGCCCGCTGAAGCAAGTGGTCAGGGAAGAGCTCGAACGCCAGCTCGGCGAGGCCCCCGACGGCCGGGTGTGCATGCTGACCCAGCTGCGCACCCTCGGGGTGGCCTTCAACCCGATCACCCTCTACTACGCTTACAACGCCGATGACCGACTGGTCGCGCTGCTGGCCGAAGTCACCAATACGCCCTGGGGCGAGCGGGTGCGCTATGCCTGCCGTGTCGACCCGGCGCGTCACAGCCACCAGGCCAGTTTCGACAAGGCCATGCACGTCTCGCCCTTCAACCCCATGGACATGATCTATCGCTGGCGCTTCTCGACGCCCGGCGAGCACCTGATGATGCACATGGAAACCTGGAAGGACGAAGCGCTGCACTTCGATGCCACCCTGACCCTGAAGGCCCGGGCCGCGACCCGTGGCGCACTGGTGGCCACCCTGGTCCGACAGCCCTTCATTAGCCTCAAGACCCTGGCCGGCATTCACCTGGAGGCCCTGCGTCTGTGGGCCAAACGGGTGCCGATCCATGACCATCCCCATCGCGAGGAGACACCGTCGTGA
- a CDS encoding NAD(P)/FAD-dependent oxidoreductase — protein sequence MSRQRIAVIGSGISGMAAGYYLSKHHDITLFEASERLGGHTATIDVTLDGRDYAIDTGFIVFNDWTYPHFQALLAELGVPSQPTEMSFSVHERAYDFEYNGHTLGTLFAQRRNLLRPRFYRMLADLLRFNRAAVRDLDRGRLDPALTLGDYLDAGGYGEDFRHRYLLPMGAAIWSASIRDLMGFPLTFFVRFFKNHGLLSVSHRPQWHTLVGGSRAYIPALTAPYAEGIRLQSPVQGIRRRADGVEITSRHGVEHFDQVVLACHSDQALALLEDASDAEREILGAMPYQDNEVVLHTDTRLLPRRERAWASWNYRLDGRGNAARVSVTYDMNILQRLEAPHTFCVTLNDSASINPRQILGRFTYAHPCFTLAGQAAQARHAEISGTDKRTHFCGAYWRNGFHEDGVWSARRVALALGDTPRPADDARTGSEIGAEAPA from the coding sequence ATGAGCCGGCAGCGCATCGCCGTGATTGGAAGCGGCATCAGCGGCATGGCCGCGGGCTACTATCTGTCCAAGCATCACGACATCACGCTCTTCGAGGCCAGCGAGCGCCTGGGTGGGCACACCGCCACCATCGATGTGACGCTGGACGGTCGCGACTACGCCATCGATACCGGCTTCATCGTCTTCAACGACTGGACCTACCCGCACTTCCAGGCCCTGCTGGCCGAACTGGGCGTACCCAGCCAGCCCACCGAGATGAGCTTCTCGGTGCACGAACGCGCCTATGACTTCGAGTACAACGGTCACACCCTGGGCACCCTCTTCGCCCAGCGGCGCAACCTCCTGCGCCCGCGCTTCTACCGCATGCTGGCCGACCTGCTGCGCTTCAACCGCGCAGCGGTCCGCGACCTGGACAGGGGCCGCCTGGACCCGGCGCTAACGCTTGGCGACTACCTGGACGCCGGCGGTTACGGCGAGGACTTCCGCCACCGCTACCTGCTGCCGATGGGCGCGGCGATCTGGTCGGCCAGCATCCGTGACCTGATGGGCTTTCCGCTGACCTTCTTCGTACGCTTCTTCAAGAATCATGGCCTGCTATCGGTCAGCCATCGCCCCCAGTGGCACACCCTGGTGGGCGGCTCCCGGGCATACATCCCAGCCCTGACGGCGCCCTATGCCGAGGGCATTCGTCTGCAGAGCCCGGTGCAGGGCATCCGTCGGCGCGCCGACGGCGTCGAGATCACAAGCCGCCATGGCGTCGAGCACTTCGACCAGGTAGTACTGGCCTGCCACTCGGATCAGGCCCTTGCGCTGCTCGAGGATGCCAGCGACGCCGAGCGTGAGATTCTCGGTGCCATGCCCTATCAGGACAACGAGGTGGTGCTGCACACCGACACTCGCCTGCTGCCCCGCCGCGAGCGCGCATGGGCCAGTTGGAACTACCGTCTGGACGGTCGCGGCAATGCCGCCCGGGTCTCAGTGACCTATGACATGAACATCCTGCAACGCCTGGAGGCGCCGCACACCTTCTGCGTGACCCTCAACGACAGCGCCAGCATCAATCCACGCCAGATACTGGGGCGTTTCACCTACGCGCATCCCTGCTTCACCCTGGCCGGCCAGGCTGCCCAGGCGCGCCATGCCGAGATATCCGGCACCGACAAGCGCACCCACTTCTGCGGCGCCTACTGGCGCAACGGCTTCCACGAGGATGGCGTATGGAGTGCTCGCCGCGTGGCCCTGGCGCTGGGTGACACGCCGCGCCCGGCCGACGACGCCCGCACAGGCAGCGAGATCGGTGCGGAGGCGCCCGCATGA
- a CDS encoding SDR family oxidoreductase, with translation MTTTPHPQRIWLTGATSGIGRALAERLLDDGHRVALSARSAEKLQALTEGHDNALAVPLDITDRAAVAAAGEQIMEAFGGLELALLNAGTCEYLDARDFDVDLVERVFAPNFHGALYTIEAALPLLRQARDIDGSRPLLAATSSASAYVALPRAEAYGASKAALSYFMESLRLDLAAEDIDVSVIHPGFVKTPLTERNDFPMPMRVSVDTAVEAILKGLERRSLDIHFPKRFTYLVKLMGILPPGLRWRLGKRMTRDRDTRAAGGKT, from the coding sequence ATGACCACAACACCGCATCCGCAGCGCATCTGGTTGACCGGGGCGACCTCGGGCATCGGCCGCGCCCTGGCCGAACGCCTGCTCGACGACGGTCATCGGGTGGCCTTGAGCGCCCGCAGCGCCGAGAAGCTTCAGGCGCTGACCGAAGGTCATGACAATGCCCTGGCGGTACCGTTGGACATCACCGACCGCGCGGCCGTAGCGGCAGCCGGCGAGCAGATCATGGAGGCCTTCGGCGGGCTCGAGCTTGCGCTGCTCAATGCCGGGACCTGCGAATACCTGGACGCCCGAGACTTCGATGTCGATCTCGTAGAGCGAGTCTTCGCCCCCAACTTCCACGGCGCCCTCTATACCATCGAGGCGGCGCTGCCGCTGCTGCGCCAGGCACGCGACATCGATGGCAGCCGGCCGCTGCTGGCCGCCACGTCCAGCGCCTCTGCCTACGTCGCCCTGCCCAGAGCCGAGGCCTACGGCGCCTCCAAGGCGGCGCTCAGCTACTTCATGGAATCGCTGCGCCTGGACCTCGCCGCCGAGGACATCGACGTCAGCGTGATTCATCCGGGCTTCGTCAAGACGCCGCTCACCGAGCGCAACGACTTCCCGATGCCGATGCGCGTCAGCGTCGATACCGCCGTCGAGGCCATCCTCAAGGGCCTCGAGCGGCGCTCGCTGGACATTCACTTCCCCAAGCGCTTCACCTACCTAGTCAAGCTGATGGGCATCCTGCCGCCCGGGCTGCGCTGGCGACTCGGCAAGCGCATGACCCGCGACCGCGATACCCGGGCAGCAGGAGGCAAGACATGA
- a CDS encoding nuclear transport factor 2 family protein codes for MSRDPALDAFCAFFNKLDKTCTDQLGNVYTDDIVFQDPLHRIEGLSELETYFAALYTHVEECQFTFHHQQRQGDTAFVTWTMTLRHPRLSGGKAYEVEGCSRLTFAPPRAGSDQEPQKVQHHRDYFDAGELLYERLPGLGWVIRHLKRRAGA; via the coding sequence ATGTCTCGTGACCCGGCCCTCGACGCTTTCTGCGCCTTCTTCAATAAGCTAGACAAGACCTGTACAGATCAGTTGGGCAACGTATACACTGATGACATTGTCTTTCAGGACCCGCTGCACCGCATCGAGGGACTGAGCGAACTTGAAACCTACTTCGCGGCCTTGTACACCCATGTAGAGGAATGTCAGTTCACCTTCCACCATCAGCAGCGCCAAGGCGACACCGCATTCGTCACCTGGACCATGACGCTGCGCCACCCCCGCCTGTCTGGGGGAAAGGCCTATGAAGTGGAAGGTTGCTCACGGCTGACGTTCGCGCCGCCCCGGGCCGGCAGCGACCAAGAACCACAAAAGGTGCAGCACCACCGCGACTACTTCGATGCCGGGGAACTGCTCTATGAGCGGCTCCCCGGGCTCGGCTGGGTGATTCGTCACCTCAAGCGACGCGCCGGGGCCTGA
- the phrB gene encoding deoxyribodipyrimidine photo-lyase, protein MQGVTQAGAAPRLVWLRSDLRLHDNTALSDAARQGPVIAVFLRCLPQWQAHGHGANKLDFLNRGVAALAEDLAGYNIPLLHREIDHFDAAPATLLALAEEVGACALHFNREYPLNEWRRDEAVIHAFDRQGLTVKAYTDAIAFAPGELRTGQGAYYSVFTPFAKAWHRALTPERLALHDAPAVQAPLEISSEPIPALPALGDTPAAPERWPAGEQAAADRLERFLRFRGRHYKAQRDLPAVAGTSELSPYLALGMISFRQCCQAVLAENDGRLDEGDAGLTAWVNELIWREFYQHIVIGFPRVCRHRAFQQHTEALAWRDDETAFTAWCEGRTGYPIVDAAMRQLVETGWMHNRLRMVTAMFLTKHLLIDWRRGEAFFLRHLIDGEFAANNGGWQWAASTGTDAAPYFRIFNPTTQSQRFDPEGTFIKTYLPSLATLSAKQRHAPPAGDLLGQADYPAPIVDHKAARARALDAFKALKSDAS, encoded by the coding sequence ATGCAAGGTGTGACTCAGGCTGGCGCCGCCCCTCGACTGGTCTGGCTGCGCAGCGATCTGCGACTTCACGACAACACTGCCCTGAGTGATGCTGCCCGTCAGGGCCCGGTGATCGCCGTCTTCCTGCGCTGCCTGCCCCAGTGGCAGGCCCACGGCCACGGGGCCAACAAGCTCGACTTCCTCAATCGCGGCGTCGCCGCCCTGGCCGAGGATCTCGCCGGTTACAACATCCCGCTGCTGCACCGCGAGATTGATCACTTCGATGCCGCCCCGGCCACCCTGCTCGCCCTGGCCGAAGAGGTCGGCGCCTGCGCCCTGCACTTCAACCGCGAATACCCCCTCAACGAATGGCGCCGCGATGAAGCGGTCATCCATGCCTTCGACCGCCAGGGCCTGACGGTCAAGGCGTACACCGACGCCATTGCCTTCGCCCCCGGCGAGTTGCGCACCGGGCAAGGCGCCTACTACAGCGTCTTCACGCCCTTCGCCAAGGCCTGGCACCGGGCACTCACGCCCGAGCGCCTGGCCCTGCACGACGCACCCGCCGTCCAGGCACCGCTTGAAATCTCAAGCGAACCGATACCCGCGCTGCCCGCCCTTGGCGATACCCCCGCCGCACCGGAGCGCTGGCCCGCCGGCGAGCAGGCCGCCGCCGATCGGCTGGAGCGTTTCCTGCGCTTTCGCGGCCGCCACTACAAGGCGCAGCGCGACCTGCCGGCGGTCGCCGGCACCAGCGAGCTCTCCCCCTATCTGGCGCTGGGGATGATTTCCTTTCGTCAGTGCTGTCAGGCGGTGCTGGCCGAAAACGACGGCCGACTCGACGAGGGCGACGCAGGCCTTACCGCCTGGGTCAACGAGCTGATCTGGCGGGAATTCTATCAACACATCGTCATCGGCTTTCCTCGAGTGTGCCGTCACCGGGCCTTTCAGCAACACACCGAGGCCCTGGCCTGGCGCGACGACGAGACCGCCTTCACGGCCTGGTGTGAGGGACGCACCGGCTATCCGATCGTTGATGCCGCCATGCGCCAGCTGGTCGAGACCGGCTGGATGCACAATCGGCTGCGCATGGTCACCGCCATGTTCCTGACCAAACATCTGCTGATCGACTGGCGCCGCGGCGAAGCCTTTTTCCTGCGCCACCTGATCGACGGTGAGTTCGCCGCCAACAACGGCGGCTGGCAGTGGGCCGCGTCCACCGGCACCGATGCCGCCCCCTATTTCCGCATTTTCAACCCCACCACCCAGTCCCAGCGCTTCGACCCGGAAGGCACCTTCATCAAGACCTATCTGCCCTCTCTGGCGACGCTTTCGGCCAAGCAGCGCCATGCGCCACCGGCAGGCGATCTGCTCGGCCAAGCCGACTATCCGGCGCCGATCGTCGACCACAAGGCCGCCCGCGCGAGGGCGCTAGACGCCTTCAAGGCCCTCAAGAGCGACGCGTCCTGA
- a CDS encoding MerR family transcriptional regulator yields the protein MTTKATHPADTPLYPIREVSRLTGVNSVTLRAWERRYGLIRPQRTAKGHRLYAYEDVERVEHILQWLNRGVPVSQVRELLDQPAPAEPQAPAIGDWAGQRQQWQAAVEALDLERLDTLYHQAMTLYPVATCVGELFKPLVTSLEENWGDQLGAALQRATLESFLRSRIGTRLYHGNQVGTGGLVLISRLPDAHGMLWELLIALTASDAGYRVQLFDDALPLSEMPLAVQRLNAAAMLVCSGQAERTELFRRQLPKLAEQLTVPLGLCGPVARIREQELSDTQVAVLGDDPLQAISRLKPLTRG from the coding sequence ATGACTACCAAGGCGACCCACCCGGCCGATACGCCGCTCTATCCCATTCGTGAGGTTTCGCGATTGACGGGGGTCAACTCGGTGACCTTGCGGGCATGGGAACGACGCTACGGCCTGATTCGCCCTCAGCGCACGGCCAAAGGCCACCGCCTCTACGCCTACGAAGACGTGGAGCGCGTCGAGCATATCCTGCAATGGCTCAATCGCGGCGTACCGGTCAGCCAGGTGCGCGAGCTGCTTGACCAGCCGGCGCCGGCCGAGCCTCAGGCGCCGGCCATCGGCGACTGGGCGGGTCAGCGCCAGCAGTGGCAGGCCGCCGTCGAAGCCCTTGATCTCGAACGCCTGGATACGCTCTACCATCAGGCCATGACGCTCTATCCGGTAGCCACCTGCGTCGGCGAGCTGTTCAAACCGCTGGTCACGTCGCTCGAGGAAAACTGGGGCGACCAGCTCGGCGCGGCGCTGCAGCGCGCGACCCTGGAATCCTTCCTGCGCAGCCGTATCGGCACCCGTCTGTATCACGGCAACCAGGTGGGCACCGGCGGTCTGGTGCTGATCAGCCGGTTGCCGGACGCCCACGGCATGCTCTGGGAGCTGCTGATCGCCCTGACGGCAAGCGACGCCGGTTATCGCGTACAGCTGTTCGACGATGCCCTGCCCCTAAGCGAGATGCCGCTTGCCGTGCAACGCCTGAACGCCGCCGCCATGCTGGTGTGCAGCGGCCAGGCCGAGCGCACCGAACTGTTCCGGCGTCAGCTGCCCAAGCTCGCCGAGCAGCTCACCGTGCCGCTGGGCCTCTGCGGGCCGGTGGCGCGCATCCGCGAGCAGGAGCTGAGCGATACTCAGGTAGCGGTGCTCGGCGATGACCCGCTCCAGGCCATCTCCCGACTCAAGCCACTGACGCGGGGCTGA
- a CDS encoding sirohydrochlorin chelatase, translated as MSHALILLAHGSRDPRWKAPFESLAETLAGRLSTPLRMAYMELCEPSLEATVAELRDSGIERADILPLFFAAGRHLREDVPGQITALGEAHPDIELTLLPPVGEHPAFVDALAGIIDERANG; from the coding sequence ATGTCACACGCCCTGATCCTGCTCGCCCACGGCTCTCGTGACCCGCGCTGGAAGGCCCCCTTCGAGTCCCTCGCCGAGACCCTGGCGGGGCGCCTTTCTACCCCGCTGCGCATGGCCTACATGGAGCTCTGCGAGCCGTCGCTGGAAGCCACCGTGGCCGAGCTTCGCGACAGCGGCATCGAGCGGGCCGACATCCTGCCGTTATTCTTCGCTGCCGGTCGTCACCTTCGCGAAGACGTACCGGGGCAGATCACCGCCCTGGGCGAGGCCCATCCCGATATCGAACTGACGCTGCTGCCGCCGGTGGGCGAGCATCCGGCCTTCGTCGACGCCCTGGCCGGCATCATCGACGAGCGTGCCAACGGCTGA